AATCTGTACTCGGTGAGGTAAAGAGCATTAGCCCGGTCATGCGGCACTCCGTAGCGGGATGACAGAGCGTTCACGGTCTCCGCCTTTGCCCCGGCGTTCGTGTAATATTCCCGCGCCACAGCGTAATACCCCGATGTGCTTGTTCCGTATCCTACAATCCACCACTGAAGCCCCGCCCGGTCTCTGCCCAAGTTCTTCTGCTGGACAAAAGCATCCTCAGCAAACGCGCAGGACGCTGAGAGCAGGACAAGTACCAACGCAAGAAATTTCTTCATTGCCTTTAATCCTCCGTGATAAAAATTTTGGAACGTTTGATATTATAACGATAAAGGAGGAATTTATGTAGTATGGAAAATATTTACAGTGCATTAGATTTGACGCTCAATGACTGGCAGATTCTTTTCGGGAATCTTGGTGAACAGAAATTCCGGGGCGCTCAGGTCTGTCAATGGATTTACGCGAAAAAAGAGTTCACTTATGACGGAATGACTAACCTAAGCAAAGCCCTGCGCGAAAAACTGAATGAGAATGTCATTATGTCCTTCCCCGTTATGATACGTCAGCAAGTTTCACGGTACGGCACAAAAAAATATCTCTGGACTCTCAATGACGGCGCGAAAATTGAGTCCGTTCTCCTAAATCACGGAGGCCATAAGACAGCGTGCATATCATCGCAGGCAGGCTGCCCGTTAAAATGTGCGTTCTGTGAGACGGGCGCAAACGGCTTCACACGGAATCTAACGCGGGGCGAAATACTCGGACAGTTTCTGATGATGGAGAAAATCAACGGGGCTGACATCAACAATATTGTGTTCATGGGAATGGGTGAGCCGCTATTGAACGAGGACAATGTTTTTTCCGCAATACGTTCCCTCAATGACAAAAATATGCGTAATCTCGGCGCGAGGCACATAACAATATCAACATCAGGAATCGCCCCCGGCATTGAAGACCTTGCAGACTTTGAGATTCCCATAAGATTATCGCTCTCACTTCATGCCCCGAATGACGAATTACGCGCAAAACTGATGCCCGTTGACAAACAGTATCCGCTTCAGAAGCTCACAGCCTCATTGAGACGTTACCGCGAAAGAACCGGGGAACGAATCACCGTCGAATATGCGCTGATTGACCGCGTGAATGATTCCCCGGAGCTGGCCTACGAGACAGCCGCCCTTCTTGACGGCCTCGAACCGTACATAAACATTATCCCGTTCAACCCGATTCCCTCGCGGCCTGACCTGAAACGCTCCGACACATCACGGATTAAAGCCTTCTGCGCTGTTCTCGCCGAAATGAAAATAGAGTATGAGCTGAGGAAAGAGCGAGGCTCTGACATCATGGCGGCCTGCGGACAGTTGGCGGGGTCTATGCGTAACGGCTCCTGAAATCCTCATAGGCCAGCCTGATTCCGTCCCTGAGTCCCGTGCGAGCCTTCCAGCCCAGCGAGGCGGCCTTGCTTATGTCCATAACTTTGCGGGGCGTTCCGTTGGGCTTTGAGGTGTCCCACAAAATTTTTCCTGAATACCCGACAATCTCAGCTACAAGGGCGGTCAAATCTCTGATGGAAATTTCGCGGCCTGAACCGGCGTTTACTGTCTCATTGCCGGAATAATTGTTCATGAGGAAAACGCACAATTCTGCGAGGTCGTCAACGTACAGAAATTCACGCAGGGGGCTTCCGTCCCCCCAGCATGTTACGGACTCTGCGCCGGAGATTTTCGCCTCGTGAAACCGCCGGATGAGTGCGGGCAATACATGCGAGTTTTCCGGGTGATAGCTGTCGTTCGGGCCGTAAAGGTTGCAGGGCATGACCGAAATATAGTCCGTGCCGTACTGTGTGTTGAGGTACTCGCAGTATTTCAGGCCGGAGATTTTCGCGAGGGCGTAGGCTTCATTTGTCTTTTCGAGACTGCCGGACAATAAATATTCTTCCCTGATGGGCTGAGGACACATGCGCGGATAAATGCACGATGAGCCGAGAAATTCAACCTTCCTGCACCCGTTCGAGAATGCCGCGTGTATCGTGTTCATCTCTATCATCATGTTGACGTACATGAAATCAGCCGGAGAGGCCGAATTTGCCGCAATGCCTCCGACTTTGGCCGCCGCAAGAAATACATACTCAGGCTTCTCGCGCTCAAAGAATGATTCAACGTCTGCCTGCCTCGTGAGGTCTAACTCTGAGTGAGTCTGCATGATGATGTTCGTATAGCCTTGCCGCTGAAGCTCGCGGAGAATCGCGGAGCCTACCATGCCGTTATGACCTGCGACATAAATTTTCGAGTCCCTGTTCATGATTCACACTCCCTGAAGTTTTCCGGCAGATTATACCCCCGCGCCTTACTTCAGGCCGTCAAATCCTTTCCGCTGATTTTATTTCCTGAGACGGCTATAATTATCCCATGAACAAAAATATTCTCCTTCACATTTGCTGCGCCCCGGACGGAACTGTCCCGATACCTGACCTACTCGCTGAAGGGTGGAATGTTTACGGCTTCTTTTACGGCAGCAACATTCACCCGCTTGATGAGTATCTCCGGCGGCTTGAGGCTGTCCACATTCTCACGGCTCATAACGGAGTCCCCTGTACGATTCCTGAGTATGTCCCGGAAAAATGGCTCAGTGAAATTCACGGCCTCGAACATGAACCGGAAGGCGGGAAAAGGTGCGCGGAGTGCTTCAGGATTCAGCTTGAGGCTTCAGCGCGTGAGGCGGTTCGATTGGGCTGTGAATACATGTCAACAACATTAACCATCAGCCCGCACAAGAATGTTACTCTCATCAACGAAATTGGCGGGGCAGTCTCAGAATCTCACGGCCTGAAATGGGAGAGTCGAATCTGGCGGAAAAATAACGGCTTCTTACGCTCGGTAAAAATTTCGCGGGAAATGGGACTCTACCGTCAGAATTATTGCGGCTGTACGTTCAGCATTACTCATACTGTATAATCTCAGCATTCACACAAAACTTTAAGGAGGCGGCAATATTGCAGCAGCTTTACGCGTCGTGGAGAATGTCATACATTGAGGCACCCAAGCATGAAGGGTGTATCTTCTGTGATTTTCCGGCTGAACACAAAGATGATGAGCATTTTATCGTTCACAGGGGCGAGTCTTGCTTTGTCATCATGAATCTTTACCCGTATAATCCCGGTCATATGATGGTGATTCCGTACCGTCATACGAATGTTTATGAGTCCCTCACTGACTCCGAGGTTCTCGAAATGCACGTGCTTACGTCAAAAGCCGTTAAAGTCCTCAAAACAGTAATGCACCCGGACGGCTTCAACATGGGCATCAATCTCGGACGGACTGCGGGCGCAGGTGTTGACGGACATTTGCACAGGCACATAGTACCAAGATGGAACGGGGACAATAATTTTATGCCCGTGATAGGCGAGACAAGAGTCATTTCTGACGCAATCGAAAATTCCTGGCGAAGGATAAAAGATGCCTGGGCCGAATGCGTATAGAGAGCCGGAAAAGTCATCGCAGTACGAACAGAAAATAAAACGCTCGGTATTTATCGCTGAAGTTTCCCCCTGCCATGACGAACAGGAAGCCCGCGCAATTCTAGCTGACGTAATATCACGGCACAGGGACGCGACTCACAACTGCCGGGCGTATATTCTCTCTGACGGAACGGAGTACTCATCCGATGACGGCGAGCCATCTGGGACAGCAGGACGGCCAATCCTCAACGCGATAAAGCATTCGGGACTCGTGAATGTAATTGTGATTGTTACGAGATATTACGGCGGTGTGAAGCTGGGAGTCAGGGGATTGATTGACGCTTACGGAGATACGGCCATGAATGCGCTTGAGCTTTGCGGGAATGTCGAACGTGTCGCAATGTCGGCGGTACGTGTAGCGATGGGCTATAGCTCTGTCGGGAATGTTACGCGCCTGCTTGAGGGTGCCGGGGCGGTAAATTTGCGGTGGAATTACTCGGAGGGCGTGAGCGTGATATGTGATGTCCCGGAGAATGAATGCGGGAAATTGTCGGCCATGCTTGACGAAATGAAAGCGCGGGCAATTATTGCGGAATGGGAGAAAATATCATGAGAGTAATAATGCTTGGCACGGGCAACGCTCTTGTTACAGAATGCTTCAACACATGCTTTATTCTCAGCGACAGGGGAAAAATTTTTCTTGTCGACACTGGCGGGGGCAATACGATTCTCCATCAAATAAAGCACGCGGGCTTCACCCTCCCGGAAATTCACGAGGTCTTTATCTCGCATTCGCACATAGATCACATACTCGGCGCAATCTGGGTAATCAGGATTTCGGCTCAACTGATGGACAAGGGCAGATTTTCCGGCGACATGAATATTTACTCGCATGACGATGTCATCCCGCTTCTTGATGAGATTTGCCGGAAGTTTCTTCTGCCGTACCAGTATGATTATGTAGGCAGGCGCATTCACCTAATCACCGTCAGCCAAAACGAGACCCGCAATATCATCGGCCATGACGTAAAATTTTTTGACGTAAATTCAGCCCGTACAAAACAATTCGGCTTCATCATGGATTACGACTGCGGGAAAAAATTAGCCTTCTGCGGTGATGAGCCGTGCTATGAATCGAGCTATAACTATGTACGGGGCTGTGAATGGATGTTTCATGAGGCGTTCTGCCTTTACTCGGACGCAGAAATATTTGACCCCTACGGCAAACATCATTCAACCGTCAAAGACTCCTGCATTACCGCGCAGAAACTCGGCGTGAAAAATTTATTGCTTTATCACACAGAGGACTCAGACTTAGCGCACAGGAAGGAGCGTTACACCGCTGAAGGGAGGCAGTATTATTCCGGAAATTTATTCGTGCCTGATGATTTCGAGACTATCACACTATGAGGGGAGATACGAGAATGAAATATGACTTTGAGACCGTCCGCAAAAGATTCAACACAGGCTCCGGGAAATGGCGCGAGATGGCGAAATACGGAGTGAAGGAATCCGATGACATTATCCCGTTTTCCGTTGCTGACATGGAATTTGTTACGCCGCCGGAAATTGTGAGCGCGATAAAGTCCCAGCTTGACACGTCAATAATGGGCTACGAGAATCCCACGCCCGAATATCTTTCGGCAGTCTGCGAATGGATGAGAGTCCGCCGGAATTGGAGCGCGAGTCCTGAATGGATACTCCCGTCAAGCGGAGTCGTTGACGCATTTTTCCGGGCTGTATTGACTTACACGAACGAGGGAGACGGGGTTATGATTATGACTCCCGTGTACTACCCAATGTACATGGCCGTGAACACAACAGGCCGTAAACTTGTAGCAAATCCGCTCATCAATACGGGGACAAGGTACGAGATTGATTTTGACGACATGGAGCGGAAAGCCTCAGACCCGAACACAAAAATGTTAATCCTGTGCAGCCCTCATAACCCTGTCGGAAGAGTCTGGACTCGCGGCGAGCTTGAGAGAATCGGAAATATCTGCCTGAAAAATAATGTGCTTGTCGTGTCGGATGAGATTCATTTTGACCTGATTATGCCGGGGCATTCTCACACGGTTTACGCCTCAATCTGTGATGAGTTCGCGGATAACTGCCTTGTTCTGACCGCTCCGAGCAAAACATTCAACATTGCCGGGCTTCAGACCTCAAATATATTCATCCCGAATCCCGTTCTCCGTGAAAAGTTCCTTGCCTCTCTCAGGCTGTCAAACCCTAACCCTAAGTGCAACATACTCGGCTATACAGCATGTGAGGCCGGGTATAAATTCTGCGGTGAATGGCTTGACGAGTGCCTGAGAGTGATTGACGGCAACAGGAGGATCATTGCGGACTTCATTTCGCGGGAGCTTCCTGCGGTGAAAGTGTTTGATCTTGAGGGGACATATTTGCTGTGGCTTGACATGCGCGGGCTTGAACTCGGCCATGAGGAATTAGAGCGGATTAACCGTGAGGAGGCAAGATTATTCTTTGACGAGGGATATATTTTCGGGGAGCAGGGCGAATGCTTCGAGCGTTGGAATATCGCCTGCCCTGAGAGATATATACACGAGGCACTCTCACGCATGAAGGAGACATACAGCCGTTACGCAAGATAGGGTATAATTTTGTCAGCAGGCTTTGAGTCATTCAAGCACCTGATTTCGGGTCAGGGGGCGTTTCGGACGTAAAGCCGCTGGACTCAGCCTGCCAATATTATTATGTACCTACCAGCAAAAACACACAAAGAAAGGAATAATTGATAATGCCGGATAATCTAGCTATAATCAGCCGACAGCCGACAGCCGACAGCCTGATTCGTGTCCGAAATTCAGCATAATAATCCCCGTCTATAACACAGAGAAATACATCGCCAAGTGCCTAGACAGCCTCATAAATCAGAACATGCCCTCACGAAATTACGAGATAATTATCACCGATGACGGCTCATCAGACTCAAGCGGGGAAATCTGCGACTCCTATGCCGACAAATATCCATTCATACACGTAACCCACACCGAAAATCACGGCCCAAGCCACGCCCGGAATATTGCGCTCACTCAGTGCAGGGGGGAATATATTACGTTCTGTGATTCTGATGATTACGCCTCTCCTTGTCTGATTTCCGTACTGTCAAAGGCAATAGAAGTACTAGGCCGACCGGATGCTATAGTGTTCCGGCACTACATAAGCATGAATATTCCGGCAGAAGGTTTCCCCGTATATAATGCTCAGGATATGAAGAGTGATGACGCTGAAATTTCTGACGGCGAGGAATTATGCTTCAGGATTCTTGAAAGCAACAAAGTCGGAGGCTTCACCCCCAACAAAGCACTAAAACGCGAAATCATAGGGGGCATAAGGTTTGACGAAAGCCTGCGATACTGTGAGGACGTTGACTGGCTCATCAATATTGCCCTCAGCAGGAAGAATGTCAAAGTCTGCTATATTGATTACTGGCTGTACTGTTATGTTCTCCATGAAAATGAAGAGCTTACAAGAGACTCGGCTAATATTTACGACAAGGACGGATACCCCCGCGAGTTTTACGCCCTAGAGAAAATATATTCCCGCGCAGACCTTCCGCCAAGAGTCTCAGAACAGCTCAAAGCTCTTTTTTATTTCACCGCCGCGAATGCTGGGTATCAGGGATATTCAAAGCCCCGCAGCGAATCTCATGCCAGGCTCATGGATTACCTCAGAAATTACTGGAAGATATATTATTCAAAGTCAAGGCATTCACTTGTACAAAAAGCAAAGACATTCGTCAAGCATATTTTCACTCTCCTTCACATTCACAAGCCGCGCAGGAAATAACTTGCTGTATACTATGTGAAAATTTCCATCACATAACAAGGAGCTGTATACAGTTTGCATTTGATTTTGAGCGTTATAGCTTTCGTCATCGTTATAGCCGTCTGCGTAATCGTCCACGAATACGGCCACTACATCACCGCCAAAATTCTCGGCGTTCAGGTTCACGAGTTTGCGTTCGGAATGGGGCCGGCTCTCCTTCAGCGCAGGGACAAACACGGAATGTTATGGTCATGTCGGGCGTTCCCTGTCGGGGGGTTCTGCCGTCTCGCGGGAATGAATGAGGAGGACGACGGCGAGTCTGTCATCCCCGGTCATGGCTTCAACGAACAGCCCGCGTGGAAACGTTTTCTGATTCTCCTCAACGGCTCAGCCTTCAACATTCTGCTTGCTGTGGTATTGATGGCTCTGTTCCTCTGGGGGCATGGCGTTCTCGACATGGACAGCACGAAAATCGGCGAAATTATGCCCGGCTTCCCGTCAGAAACAGCAGGAATCAGAGTCGGCGATGAGATTCAGAAAGTCAACGGCGAGTCAGTCAGCAAATGGCGCGAAATGTCCGAGAAGATTCGCACAGAGGCCGGGAAAAATGAGTCAGTCTCAGTAGAAATCAAGCGCGGGGACGAAATATTAACCCTCACCGTAAACATACCAAACAATGAGGAATACGGCCGTCCCATGCTGGGAATATCGCCGTCATATGTCCGCTACGGATTCTTTTCGGCGTTCAGGAACTCGGCGGGCTATATCTACAGGATGACCGCAATGATGTTACGGGGACTCGCTGAGTTAGTCATGGGCTATCAGGAGGCAGACGTTACCGGCCCTGTGGGGATCGCGTCAATGTCCGGCCATGCTTTGCGCTCCGGGCTATGGGGCTTTGTGTCGTTCATCGCAATAATCGCGTTAAATCTCGGAATACTGAATCTCTTCCCGATTCCGGCTCTTGACGGCGGGCGGATACTGTTCGTACTGCTTGAGATAGTATTACGCAGAAGGCTTCCCGAAAAAGTCGAGAATTGGATTCACACGGCGGGATTTGTCGTATTAATTTCATTGATGATTCTTGTTACATGCAAGGATGTCTACAATTTGTTCCTCACACATTAGGCCATGAACAGCAAACGACAAGTAAACATTAACGGACTCACTATCGGCGGTGATTCTCCTGTACGTGTAGAAAGTATGCTGAAAATTTCCCTCGATAAAAGGGACGAATGCACAGCGCAGTGTGAGCGGCTGATTCAATCCGGGTGCGAGATGGCGCGGGCGGCTCTTCCTGAAGCGAAATATGCCGATGATTTACGCGCTCTCGTAGAGTCGACACGGCTTGTGATTATGGCGGACATTCATTTTGACCCGGCATTAGCGATTCTTGCGATGGAGTCCGGCTGTAAGGCAATCCGAATCAATCCCGGAAACATGCCATTGTCCCGCCTCAATGACGTAATATCATGCGCGAAAAGTTCAGGCGTTGTGATTCGAATCGGCGCGAACGGCGGAAGCGTATCACAGTCCCAGCTTGACGCGGCAAAAGGAGACCGGGCAGAGGCGTTATTTCTTGCAGTACGCGAGCAGGCAGAATTATTGCTGAGTCATAATTTCACGGACATCATATTGTCGGCGAAATCCTCAAGCGTTCCCGAATGCGTCCGGGCGAATGAGCTTATCGCGTCGGCATATCCTGATTTCCCAATGCACATAGGACTCACAGAGGCAGGGCCGAGCGATGGCGGAGTCGTGAAAGGTACTGCGTGTATTTCAGCGTTGTTGATGAGGGGAATCGGTGATACGTTAAGAGTCTCGCTGACTGATGAGCCTGAAAGGGAAGTACGAGTCGGCTATGAGATTCTGAAGGCACTTGAGATTCGGACTCGCGGCGTGAATCTCATCTCATGCCCTACTTGCGGACGCAGGCGGGCTGATGTTATGCGGCTCGTGAAGATTGTTGAGCCTATGCTCGCGGGGCTTCCTGATGGCGTGTCGGTTGCTGTGATGGGCTGTGAGGTCAACGGCCCGAAAGAAGCGAGGCACGCGCAGTTCGGAATCGCAGGGACTCCGGGCGGTGCGGTGTTGTTCCGTGAGGGGAAATCCTGCGGAGAATATCCGTTTGATGAGCTTGAAGCGGTCTTGCCTGAGTTCCTGAAAATGTAGAAGACAGAAATTTGACGGCCTCCCCGGAATTTCGCAGGGAGGTCATTTTTTCACTCTATTGTCTTTATTACCCTGCACGGATTCCCAGCGGCCAAAACTCCGGCAGGTATATCACGAGTTACGACACTTCCCGCGCCTATCACACAGCCTTCACCGATTGTTACGCCTCCGATTACTGTTACATTTGAGGCAAGCCAGCAATTATTGCCGATTGTGATGGGCTTACCGTACTCAAGCTGAATCATATTGCCGTCTTTGTCGGGATTTGCGTTGCGTTCCTGCCATCTTAGCGGGTGCATAGGGGTGAGGAGTGAGACGTTTGTCCCTAACATAACATTGTCGCCGATTGTAACCGGGCAGATGTCAAGAATCGTTGTGCCGAAATTGGCGTAAAAATTTTTCCCGATATGTATATTTATACCGTAGTCGAAAAATATTTGTCCCTGAAAATATGCCTCGTGGTCTGAATACGGCAGAAGCTCGCGGAGAATCTTGTAGCGTTCTTCCTCGTCCGTGTCGTAAAGCGCGTTGTACATCATGCAGAGCCTGTGAGCTTTCGTCCTCAGCATGTACAGCTCATCATCACCGGGATTGTATAATTCTCCGGCAGTCATCTTCATACGTTCGTTCAAATTGCTAATCACCTTTCGCAGGAAATTGCGTATAATTCTACACGATACATTTTCCATTCGCACAAAAACTTTCAGAAAGGGGATTTTCCCGCAATGGTTCAGGGTTCTATGTTGGTAGTAATTCTCATTGTTGCCATAATCTTAATGGTGCTTCTGATCTCTAAGATGAAGTTTCACCCGTTTGTCGCGCTGTTCGCGGTCGCCCTCGCAATGGGACTCGCTGTCGGAATGGCACCGGCTAAAGTCCTCGACACGATACTGAACGGATTCGGCGGAACATGCCGGGGAATAGGCATAGTGATTCTTCTCGGCACGATCATAGGCGCAATGCTCGAAAAGTCCGGGGCTGCCTTCACGATGGCCGACTCAGTTCTTCACGTCGTCGGTGAAAAGCGTCCTGCCCTCGCAATGAGTCTCATCGGCTGGGTAGTATCGATTCCCGTTTTCTGCGACTCAGGCTTCGTAATTCTCTCGTCGCTGAACAAGTCATTAGCACGCCGCAGCAAAGTCAGCCTCTCCACAATGGCAATCGCTCTGTCAACAGGACTTTACGCGACACATACTCTTGTTCCTCCCACGCCCGGGCCGATCGCAGCAGCAAATGAACTCGGTGCAGATCTCGGAATGGTCATCATGTGGGGAATCGCGGTGTCAATAATTTCTATGATTGCCGGATATATTTACGCGCTAATCGCAGGGCCGAAACTCCCGGTGCCTTTCGACACAAACACAGAGGAAGGCGGCTCATATGAGGAACTCAAAGCAAAGTACGGGACTCTTCCTTCAGCGTTCAAATCATTTGCACCGATTCTTATTCCGTTAATCTTAATCGCGTTCAGCTCGTTCATAAGTTACCCTTCAACCCTCGCGAAAATCGGCGGAAAAGAGTCAACGCTCTTCATTGTCGCGTCATTCTTGGGCAACCCCGTTATAGCTTTGTCGATCGGCGTAATTTTGTGCTTCTTCCTCGCTCCTTTCACTGAGGAAGTAACAAACGGGTGGATAGGCGCGGGAGTCAAAGACGGCGCGAACATCATCATGATTACGGCGGCAGGAGGCGGACTCGGCGCGGTAATTTCGGCTTCGGGAGTCGGTCATTACATCGGCGAGGCTTTAGCGTCCTACAATTTCGGGATATTCCTTCCGTTTATCATCGCGGCGGCTCTCAAGACAGCGCAAGGCTCATCAACCGTAGCAATCGTAACAACAGCTCAGATTATCGCGCCTATGCTCGCGTCATTGGGACTCGGTTCACCTATGGGCGGAGTGCTTGCGACTCTCGCAATCGGCAGCGGGGCAATGGTCGTATCACACGCTAATGACTCGTATTTCTGGGTCGTAACTCAGTTCAGCGATATGGATCTCAATACTGCGTACAAGGCTCAGACAATGGCAACATTGATTCAGGGAGTCGTTGCTGTATTGGCGATATACGGAATTTCGCTGTACATGCTGTAAACTTAACGCAGAAATTTTCCGGGGAATGGGTGCGAGACCTGTTCCCCGTTTTTTGTGTGCTAATATTAGGACAATTACCCATCACAAGAAAGAAGATGACATTACCATGAAGATACCCGCAAATATTTTCCGTGAGTATGACATTCGCGGGAACGCTGACAGAGAATTGACTGACGAAACCGTGAAGGCTATCGGGCGCGCTTATGCCTCGTGGCTTATTCGTGCTGGCGTGAAGTCCTGCGTAACAATCGGAGGCGACGCAAGACTCTCAACTCCCCGAATCAAATCGGCCATGACTGAGGGAATTTTGTCGGCGGGACTCGATGTCGTTGATGTCGGACTCGTTACTACTCCCATGCTTTATTGGAGCATGATACATTTCAACGCTGACGGCGGAGTCATGGTTACAGGCTCACACAATCCCCCGGACATGAACGGGCTGAAACTTTGCTTTGAGCGCGGGACTCTTTACGGCAGCGAGGTAATGAACATTCACGACATAGCGGAGTCCGGGAATTTCGAGTCAGGCGCAGGGAAATTGACACACGCAAAAATTGATGATGAGTATCTGAACATGCTTGTGTCAAAATTCACGCTCCCATTCACAAAACGCTTCAAGGTTGTCTGCGACTGCGGAAACGGCGCGGCAGGTTTGACCGCAAGAAAATTCTTTGAGCTTCTCGGCTGTGAGTGCATACCGCTGTATGATGAGCCGGACGGAAGATTCCCGAATCACCATCCTGACCCGCAGAAACGCGAGAACTTGCAGGACGTTATAGCGCGTGTGAGGGCGGAAGGTGCTGATGTCGGAATTGCTTATGACGGAGACGCGGACAGAATCGGAGTCGTTGACGACAAAGGAAACGTGATTTTCGGGGACAGGCTAATGACTCTCTACTGGAAGGAAATACTTGGGACTCACAAGGGCGCGGCGGTACTCGTTGAGCCGAAATGCAGCATGGTGCTTCCTGAGCTGGCCGAGAAATTCGGGGGAAAGCCTTTCTTCTACAAGTCCGGGCATTCAGTCATCAAAGCAAAAATGCGTGAGATTGGCGCGTTGTTCGCGGGCGAATATTCCGGGCATATGTTCTTTGCTGATGAGTTTTACGGCCATGATGATGCCTTCTACGCCTCCGGGAGACTGCTCCGAATAATGTCCGAGAGAAGAGAGTCGCTTTCACGCCTGATGATGTCGATTCCCGATTACCCGTCAACAGAAGAGATACGAATCCCCTGCCCCGATGATGTGAAGTTCGGAATCACAGAGCGCATTACGCAGAAAGCCCGCGAAAAATACAAAGTCTCAGACCTCGACGGAGTGAGAATAATTTACCCTGACGGCTGGGGACTCATTCGTGCCTCAAACACTCAGCCCGTTATGGTAGTGCGCTG
This genomic window from Synergistaceae bacterium contains:
- the ispG gene encoding (E)-4-hydroxy-3-methylbut-2-enyl-diphosphate synthase; amino-acid sequence: MNSKRQVNINGLTIGGDSPVRVESMLKISLDKRDECTAQCERLIQSGCEMARAALPEAKYADDLRALVESTRLVIMADIHFDPALAILAMESGCKAIRINPGNMPLSRLNDVISCAKSSGVVIRIGANGGSVSQSQLDAAKGDRAEALFLAVREQAELLLSHNFTDIILSAKSSSVPECVRANELIASAYPDFPMHIGLTEAGPSDGGVVKGTACISALLMRGIGDTLRVSLTDEPEREVRVGYEILKALEIRTRGVNLISCPTCGRRRADVMRLVKIVEPMLAGLPDGVSVAVMGCEVNGPKEARHAQFGIAGTPGGAVLFREGKSCGEYPFDELEAVLPEFLKM
- a CDS encoding sugar O-acetyltransferase, with amino-acid sequence MNERMKMTAGELYNPGDDELYMLRTKAHRLCMMYNALYDTDEEERYKILRELLPYSDHEAYFQGQIFFDYGINIHIGKNFYANFGTTILDICPVTIGDNVMLGTNVSLLTPMHPLRWQERNANPDKDGNMIQLEYGKPITIGNNCWLASNVTVIGGVTIGEGCVIGAGSVVTRDIPAGVLAAGNPCRVIKTIE
- a CDS encoding GntP family permease produces the protein MVQGSMLVVILIVAIILMVLLISKMKFHPFVALFAVALAMGLAVGMAPAKVLDTILNGFGGTCRGIGIVILLGTIIGAMLEKSGAAFTMADSVLHVVGEKRPALAMSLIGWVVSIPVFCDSGFVILSSLNKSLARRSKVSLSTMAIALSTGLYATHTLVPPTPGPIAAANELGADLGMVIMWGIAVSIISMIAGYIYALIAGPKLPVPFDTNTEEGGSYEELKAKYGTLPSAFKSFAPILIPLILIAFSSFISYPSTLAKIGGKESTLFIVASFLGNPVIALSIGVILCFFLAPFTEEVTNGWIGAGVKDGANIIMITAAGGGLGAVISASGVGHYIGEALASYNFGIFLPFIIAAALKTAQGSSTVAIVTTAQIIAPMLASLGLGSPMGGVLATLAIGSGAMVVSHANDSYFWVVTQFSDMDLNTAYKAQTMATLIQGVVAVLAIYGISLYML
- a CDS encoding phosphomannomutase/phosphoglucomutase; its protein translation is MKIPANIFREYDIRGNADRELTDETVKAIGRAYASWLIRAGVKSCVTIGGDARLSTPRIKSAMTEGILSAGLDVVDVGLVTTPMLYWSMIHFNADGGVMVTGSHNPPDMNGLKLCFERGTLYGSEVMNIHDIAESGNFESGAGKLTHAKIDDEYLNMLVSKFTLPFTKRFKVVCDCGNGAAGLTARKFFELLGCECIPLYDEPDGRFPNHHPDPQKRENLQDVIARVRAEGADVGIAYDGDADRIGVVDDKGNVIFGDRLMTLYWKEILGTHKGAAVLVEPKCSMVLPELAEKFGGKPFFYKSGHSVIKAKMREIGALFAGEYSGHMFFADEFYGHDDAFYASGRLLRIMSERRESLSRLMMSIPDYPSTEEIRIPCPDDVKFGITERITQKAREKYKVSDLDGVRIIYPDGWGLIRASNTQPVMVVRCEGKTQEALERIMNDIKDRVLAEGLPDFTWTF